Sequence from the Amphiprion ocellaris isolate individual 3 ecotype Okinawa chromosome 1, ASM2253959v1, whole genome shotgun sequence genome:
CGTTATGTAGCGAGAAGCACATCGTCGTTCAGTCCGTTGCCGTGCTTCTGCTGCCAACTAAGGTCCAAGGGTTAGGCTAAACGTTCCCTACCTCCCAGAATctaacaaagtaaaacaaacgGGGAGAAAGATAGCACAGACAGACCACTTAGtacactttaaaatgtttttcttttatatatatgaATTAAATTTACATCCATCTCTCTTCCTGAATCACAGCGTCCCACGGCGGTCTGAAGCAGCCAGAGGCTCTGAGTTCCACATCCAACCACATCCTCGGGTAAGAGCACTGAACAAAAGGCCATCTGAAAATTTCCACAAAGCATCCTTGTTTACAAATTTCGTGCTCCTCAAGTTTGATTTCTGAAAAGATCAGCTGCAGAATGTGCTTTAATAAAATCAAAgagtaaaactgttaaaaagttCTAATCTATGTTCTGATCTCCCACTCGTATATCATGGTCATAAGACAGAGTGGgccaaaaaaatcatcacaagTACAACCAGgacatgaaaatatatatatttttataatatatataaaatgtcttCTATGTAATCCAGTATGTACACTTTGCACAAGACGTCTGGGCAATGAGTTCCTCAGAAATGAAGCGCCGCTTCAACGGGTTTCACACAAATattccagaaagaaaaaattcaGAAGTCACGAAAATGTGCAACCCAAAAATAAACCCTCCACAATATCAGGACAAAAAAGGTTAACTATGTTCCAGAAGAAGCTTCCTCAGGCAGAGAGCGCCTCCAGTCTCCGTGAAAACAGGTTGAGAAATCTGCTGTAGTCCACAGATGGTTGGTGAGAGGAAAAGGAAACGTCGTCTCAGTAGAAgtgctggagcagagcaggactcAGTAGATGACCTCGTAGACGGTGGCCTTCTTGTCCCCGGATCCTGTCACGATGTATTTGTCATCTGCCGAGATGTCGCAGCTCAGGACGGAGGACGACTCCTTCGACTGTGGAGGGAAAAATCAGCAAAAGTCAACACTCAGAAATCTCAGAGTACTATCATGTTGGTTAAGATTACGTTTCGGTTGATCTGACAGTGTGTGAGTTGGAGGACTAAACACAAATAgccagtgtttttctttttgacccTCATGTCTAAACGATCTGCACAGGAGAGTTTTTATGCCTTTCCTAGAAATTATGTGACATATTGGATcctatttttctgctgtgtttgtgtttcttcaggTTACCTGGAAGATGCTGGCACCGTAAGGAGTCCTCCAGGCGTTCAGCAGGTTGTCCTTCCCTGTGCTCACAAACCATTTACCTGCAAACACAATGAAGGTAGGTGCGTTTACAACAGATTTACTCCACAGCTGACAGGAGACTCTGTAATAACCTCATCGATAGCCATAAAAGCTGATAGAGGAAAATAGCAGAACATCAGCAATCATAAAATGCTCATAATGAAGGAGACTCACCCCACTTCCTCTCAGATAATTATTTAAATCACCCTCTGATTAATTACCCAACTGACTAGTTGGCTAATGATTTAATTAGTGACAGCGAGAGCTCTGAAGCGGCGTCTGAATGAACCAGGCAGAGATATGAGTGTGTGCTGTGGGGGATCTGCTGAGGCCATACCAATGCCGACATTTCTGGCAGAAAGAGTGAAGCAAGAGTAAAACCTCATTTGTCTCAACTTGAAACCAGCTGGTCTGCCCAACAGGCACAAAAATCTGAAGTGAAAAAAGCATCGACTTTCACTAATGAACCTATTTATAAAGTAACAGTCTTTGCAGAGCAACACCAAGCTGACTGAATATTTATTGCAGTTCCTACAAACAAGCTGCCCTCCTCAGAAGTAAACAGCACTTTATTCACTGAATCATCTCAATGTccaaagaaatgtttgtttcctcATCTGTAGCTCCATTAACTAGCTGCAGTCAAAATCAGACCATCAGACAGTGTGAAGATGTGGTTTCTGGCCTGACAAATgtaaagaacaagaaaaatcaCCACATGTAAGAGCAGGGCAGTTGCTAGGATTTTAGCTCAGGCCTTTGATATTCTCTTAGAAGaatcacagaaacaacaaaatgaccacaaatacattatgaaagctacaaaaacaaattacacaacaaccctaaatgtcatgtttttttgcCCCTAATAAAGTGTCTTTCAGCTCTGGGACACCATcagtcctctgctgctgagatgGAGACACTCACAGCTCTACAGGTGAAGGTTTTAAAGTTCTGTTAACAAGTGACAAATGTGATGAATGTCATCTAATTCTATTTTCTCAGCTATGAATGGCAAACAACTTTTTGCACGTCTTCCCTGCGGTTGTTAACCAGTAGAGACGTACAGTACAAAAGTTTACATGCACTTGTAACAACCTTGTATATAATGGCACTGTTGAGTTTTCAAAAACTTTTATGACGCATTTTGGTTCTTATATCTACTTATTTGCGCTCTTCTACAAAAATATCAgtatatacagtggtggaaaaaagttctcgaacacaccatactatgtaTATTGCCTTAAGAATccctcttaggtcttcaagtgtaatttcGCAGccataatacaaaacaaatcctaaaaaaaacattaaaatcttaaaattgattggttccatcacaataagaaattttgagtgtTAGATCACTTTGGTAGAATTGTTAGTGGTAGTTGTGTTAGTTTTCTtgtaatcaaacaaaaaaatgatcattAGTATTAGGTTGTGTCCGTCTGATGCAGCCAAAAAAGatctttccaccactgtatgtgtAACTACTAAAAGTTAAATCTCTTTGGCACTGAAAgagttttgttttcctttctctgTGCTGAACCCCCATTAGGGAGTCTTTTGGTCTGTTACTCACCACAGTAGGCGAACTTAAGTGAGAGGACGCAGCTTTCATGCAGGTGCAGCTGGTACTTGTCAGGCTTGGTGTGGTGAAGAACCTCCACATTACTGCTCTCCATTCCCACAGCGAGCCACTCCCCAGTGGGACAGTAGCCCAACGAGAAGATCTGCAACCAGGACAACAAGAACTTTAAAAGACGCTCGTTGTACAACCGAAGACACGGTGCTGCATTCCTCTGTGAGCAGAGGGATTTGTTTTGAGCTTCTTTCTACCTGTGAGGTAAAGTCATGCTGCTGGAGCTGGCGGCCCTCTCTCAGGTCCCAGGAGCGCACGGTGTTGTCGAGGCCTCCGGTCCACAGCTTGGTCCCGTCGTGGGAGATGTCGATACAGCTGGCTCCGTCTGTGTGGCCCTGGAACTGCCTGCAACAACACGAGACGCCAAACAACAAGTCAGGGACTGAGGAGAATAGCTCTTCCAACACTTAACAATAATCTGTTTTACTAAACACACTGAACTGTGTATTAAAGAATACCTGAAGAATTGATGCAGTGACTGTTCAGTGGAACCATAACAAAGGTTGGGTTATCAAAACTCTACCTTTAAAATAGCTGATATCTTGTAGGTATAACCAGCACATCTGAAGGAGATAATTAGCAGTAACCCTCTATCTACAGTGATGAATCATCTAATCATTATAAAACATTCATGTCTTTGCTGTTTAATAACATTAATACTAATAATAGACCCTATTTGTCAGATGCCTGAGCAGAAAAATGCAGGATTTCAATTGTAAGATGACACAAATGAATGTCATCAGTGTATTTTTAGTACTTGACTTTAAAAAGTTACAACGCTGATTCATTTCACTGAGTGAGTAATATTCAGTCAGATACTGGGCAACAGCGTGGTGCAGCGAGAATAACTGGAGCGGTTTTGCAAACTGTGTGTGACAttagttttagacattttcttgCTCATACATGGCTGTTAAAGTAAACAGGATGTAGAAAACGGCAGATTAACAGCGTGAGGTGATGCATGGTGGAGGATACGTTACCATAAGTAGTGACTGAAGAAACATTAAGCTAATTCTAAATCTAGGCTATCCCTAAACAGAATCCATGCTTTGTCCAGGTGCGGCCATCTCTGCGATGGACTGAGGATAGTGTTGTACCACAGACACCAACTGTCCCTCAACAACCGCTCATCCAAACGACCTCATATTTGACACTGAATTTCATTGGTTCCCTGGCAACACACCCACTAAGTCTAAAGCCAATCTGATGTCAAGGTAAGTGGAGAGACGGACACACAGACAAAGGTTCCTTGAATTCGTGGCCAAAGCACTGACCTGACGAGGGTCTGGTTGTGGAGGTCCCACACGGCAATGTTTCCATCggagcagcaggagaagcagACCTTAGCGTCAGGGCTGATGGCCAGAGCATAGCAGGCAGGAGCGGAGGAAGTGAGCTCGGCCTTTATGCGGGGAGTCTGCGAGGCCAGGTCCCAGATGGTCAGCGTGCTGGCCTCGCCACCCACTATGAGGGTGCGGCCATCAGGCAACAGCTTGCAGGAGCGGATGTAATTGTCCCTGTTCTGGAGCGGAAACAAAGGCAGAGTATCGTCACAATCTTGATGACTGAGAGtaatttgtgccatttttgtacACATGAATTATCTACATTTAAGTAGGATAATTGGAAGCTTGGAAAAAACTCCATTCCAGTTCTGTTGCACAACAAAGATCAGCatcactgcatttatttaacaCCTTCTCCACTTAAAGCtcaagaggattttttttttttgacaagggAAGTTTTTTAGACTGTAGCCGACTCTCTTCCATGTTACAGTGAAGATGTGGATGTCAGCTTTAACAAGAGACGCAGAGAAAaagtggagctgcagctgctggccagactccaagagAGCAGGAAGATGGAGATCAATAGAACCGTGGAAGCTCTTGGTCGAATTAAAACAGCACCCTGATGGCTTTATAAGACCCAATTACACTCTGGACGCACCTTAAGGGTGTTGGAGGCCATCTGAGCCGAACAGCATGAAGCCACAGTATCAGAATGAGAAACGGGAGGCAGTTGGGAGGAAGTAATGAGCTGGGTAATGGCAGACAGGGTTGGCCAATCAGAACATCATTACTcagcaggcttttttttttcctcaccaaGGATTATTTCAGCACAGCAGCGAGACACTTTACTGAATTATTCACATCTTTGTCTGTTGGGATCTGGGGGGAAAGCTACTATGGGAAATGGAGTGAGGCTACATTTGATGCTCAAGAAAACTCTTAATGAAGCGACCAATCACAGAGACCTCATGAAACACGAGTACATGATGTCACTTGGAACATCCATGGTAATAAGACCCATGCAAATCACTGGAACCAACACATTTCACCCCCTCTTCTCATGATTTtaacaaacatcaacaacagtTAGTTACCAGACAGTCGAGCTGGGACACTGGGCTCTTGCTGCCCGGCTGGCTGATGTCCCAGATCTTGACACACCCTTTGCCGCCGGTATAGACGTGACGTGTGGGGTTGCTGATGGTGACGGCGCAGACCACTTCCCCGTGGCTCAGCGTGTTGATTTGGCGAGCGTGGCGTGGGATGCCCGGGCCGATCAGTGCATCAGGAGGAAAGGGCACGGGCTGCATTTGACCATCAGCACTTACATGAAAGGAATAAGCTCTGtggaagacagaagaagagaaaggcAGTCAGTCTCAGCTACAAAGTCATGCAATCTGTTAACAGAAACTCTCtgcaaattaaaacacaaatacgCACGGTTTTCCTCCAGAAATGGAAGTGAGGCTGGCTGGCAGGCCTGGAGCTCTCATGTGAGGATGAGGGTCAAACCCCGCCTGCAAACGTAAAAACAGGGAGCAGTTAAACAACCATTAGCCTACAAAGATAAATTAGACTAAGCTAATATTCAAAGTGCAGTCTATGACTAGCTTTAGGTCCTAACGCCTGGAGGATCTCTCGTACCATCGCTTCCAGGCAAATCCCTTGAAAGACACAGATTGAGCTCGGCTGCATACAGAGGAGCTTTACACAAGGCTACAACATCCCACTTGCTAATGCTAATGAAAGCCTGGGAGATTTTCAAACACGGAGCTGCATTTTGGGGGCGAGCCTTTTTTAAGCCTTTAGAATGCTAACTAACTAACATCAAAGTAAAGGAGCTGGGACGTCTTTGTACTTTCTCATTATGTACACACAACAAGCTGCAGCCGGCCGAGCAGAAATATTCACAATGAGTTATGGAAATACAGGATGAATGCTTAAGTGTCTCAAAGTCATTTTGCAAACAGACTCCATAACCTACAGCTGCAGCAGATAATTCATGGAGTCACTACTGAGGGCTTGCTGTGTCAAACTGCTGGATGAATGTGTGTGAAGAAAAGGAACCTCATTCAGTTAGATGTGTGCAGTAAATCCACATTTTGACTGAtgaattctgttaaaaaaaaaagctggaataGTTACAATTGGTGAGCGTCCGTAGGCGGCAGCGGCTGCAGCGCTCATCTGAGGTGAAATGAGACCCGGATAGACGCCGGGACTCGTCAGGGATCCGTTCATCTCATGGTGACCCATCATGGCAAATGGAGTGGCGTAAGAACCTGCGATGGACAGAGGGGTACGCAGGGCCGGGGCAGCTGAGGGAGAGGAAACACTTCATTTAGTTTTGGAAACACTAAACTACAAGTCATTGAAACTGAAccaattatttccattttattcagtttcttgATAATTCTCTGTGTTGAGGAAGATGGTGTtatatcaggggtgtcaaacatgcggcctgggggccaaaaccggccctcaaagtgtaaaaactacagagaagacattaactgcagatcgtaaatttgtaaaactataaatttaaaagaatttctggacaagttgctttgatcataaagtaaaatactagattgttcattgttcttttgtcgttttgtgtctcatttttgtaatattttgtcttgtttttgttgttttttgtcttttgtttgtctcacgtttttgttgttttgtttttcatttttgtcgcatttgtgttttttttctcatctctgtCCTTtggtgttttgctttattcattgtttgtgcatcatttctgttgttttgttgcacactttagtcatttttttgtctcatttgtccattttttgtcgctttgtaacttttttttaacattttttgtctttttttgttttgtttcatgtcatttggctcatttttttgtcattttgtttctcatttttgtcattttgtgtctcatttttgtaatattttgtcttgtttttgttgtgttttgtcaaagtcaaagtaaaatactacatcttcatttccagatagctgtgactaaatgttgtgttcctttgttgacactctgatctggaagttgtaatgtggaaatgataaactgaggcttaatgttgttgaaatggattttttttaaaaacaaatttcaggttgttcatgatgttttgtaaaaagataattccttaaatgtgaacatttaacATACTAAAATAAcggaaaatttggagttgtggttatttacaggttattatactgtgattttactggttcggtCCACGGGAGATCAAAttgtgctgaatgtggaacctgaactaagatgagtttgacacttctGGATTATATGATAAAAACTCAGGTACTGCCATTAATGTGGTGACACTGTTACctattttttacctttttttttttttttttttttaacaaggtaaaaatttattttcaactTCCAGAATATTTTactctttatttaatgttatgttcTTGCTTAATTGGcttgtctgtaaaatgtcacacTAGTGAAAAACACCCATCGCAATTTCTTAAACCCCaaattaatgtaataaaaatcCTTATTGTTCCAAAAATCGACAAATTACAAATTTATTTTCATAGGAGATGAAGAAAAgtagtacattctgaaaatagtGAAATTAAAGCCAAACTGTCTGGCATTGTtgcttgaaaatgacaaaaaactgagTTACTGGTTATTACCTATTGCCTCCATGCCCAGTGGTTTTCCCATCGTTGGAGGCCGTAGTCCCGGAGTGGTGCTGGTTCCTGGTGTTGGCGCCTCATTCCTTGGTGTAGGTGTGTTGGACTTCAGGCTTGGTGTGGATGACTTGTCATTCTGAAACAGAGATACTCTTTAATGTCGGGTAGTTTTGTATCCTCATCCTATAAGTTTACTTACTATTAccctcacagacacacacacacacaagtaaaacAGCATCCATACTGGAGTTCAAAATCCCCCTGAGAGTCAAAAATACCCCACTGGCAGGGAAATCCTAAGTGACAATCTGAGTGGACGGCTCGAGGTAATCCAATCTAACACTGACACTTCATTACAGCcgtggtgtgtgtgcgtgtgtgcgtgtgtgcgtgtgtgcgtgtgtgtgtgcgtgcgtgcgtgtgcatgcGTGGGGCAGGGCCATAAACCTTTGCTTAGAAGTCAAGCTTGTTAGAAGTGGCTGGACACGCAAGATGGTGGCCCAAACACTTCTCTCATAATTAACCTGTCTTGTCCTTTCTTTGCCGACTGAGTTGGAAACGTGATGGTTTAGCCTGGTGACACACACTAATGAGGGGCGGACACAAGCTGGGAGTCATAGGTGGATGGAAGTAATGTGGATTACTAATCTATCCTCTTTCTTGGTGAAATGGTTTACGTAAAACTAATGCTGTTGCCTGGTTGGTGAGCCTTCAGTATTAGAGAAAATGTGAAGTGGAGAAGATGAGAAGAAGCAAGAAAAGAGCGAGACAGCAGTTCCCCCGCTGCCGTGTCTCTGGGTTATTTACAGCCTCAGGCTGACGGAGAAACGACCATTTACTGGGTAAGCCATAAAGGAGATTGAGAGGACTGAGCCATAGGGTTTGATTTCCTGAGAGTGCATCTACCCTCTGCCCCCTCAAGCCTCGCATAGCAGCCAACTGCTAAGCCTGCGTATTAGTCTTCCACACAGACATCCACTTCCACTTCACTTGACAAACACCCTTTAGTGTGTCAGTTCAGCCTTTACCCCCTCCACTGGAGCCTTATTTCATCTTCGTTCTAACCCTGCACTGTGTAGCCTCTCACTCACATGGGCGTGGTCCTTTGCTTTGGAGGACGGCGTGCTGCCCGAGGAGGCAACAGAGGCGGGGCTGTTGGGGGCAGCATCCTTCTTCAGGACTCGTGATTTATCCAGGCCGTTCTCAGGAGGAGAGTGAGCCGGGCTGACTCGAGGGGTGGCTGGATCCTACAGAGTTAAacgagacagacagagagcaagACTGAGCAAACAGACCGGAGGAAAGCCACTGGCATGTACATGTAGGTCAAACAAACTGGGGCCTCATGTGcaaacacagataaatataCTCATGCATGCTCGTactctccctcacacacatgcacacacttttCATTCACTTGTCACAcccttttctctttgtgttctttgtcttaCTTTCTGCATGAATGGCAAAAGAAATACAGCAAGTGAGCACACACTCATCGCACACAACCAATATTATGACAGACTTTTTGGCAACACTGTGAAAGGTGTTCAGGCTTctacagacaaaagacaaaagggaGCTGTGTTTAGTTTCTGTGCAGTCATCACACTGAAGAATGTGGCAGAGCAGCTCATTTCAAACACAGTCTCACCTCGTTAGAAACATCCACCACCAGGTCGTCACTTTTGTCTCCATCACTGtcctgaaatgaaacaagaatGGGCTTAGTTTACTGTGAGACCATAAACAACGGTAAAATGACAGTCAGCATAAACCAGAACAGCTCAGGTTTGACCACTAGATCATATCAGATGTATGGAGGAATAATGAGTCAATGGCaggatttgtttatttgtcacatgtaCATAGCAACTGGTAACACCTTATTTTACAGGTCCATTAATTCTcaattattacattttcttgAAAGTTTGTTAAGAAGTGTTTAACTTGGCAGTAATTATGACTAAATAGTGACCTGTTGATTTACAGACATTCCTCTGAGGGAACTTGTCCACGAAAACCCCAGTAAATTCATATTAATTCATCATTAAAggctttatttttcatatatcaAATTGCATTCTAGTCTAGAGCATAGATAAATGCCTTCTTGCATGCTTAGCTGATGCTCTGTGCACTGATTAAAAGATTCAAGGATAATAAGGATTAGTGTTTGATCGGAACTAATTAATTGGAAGCGTACCAGGTAAGGGCTGTCTCCGTTTCATTTACAATTTAGATCCACCTTTTCAGGATGCTCCGAAGAAATTATGAGAAATTAACGGACCGATTAAATAAAGCAATACCAAAACTGTGGTGGTTAAGTAATCAAATTAGAGGAAATAAAGAGGTTGTTAATTATAGTCCTCTATTTTTGGTAGACTTCTGACCAGAAGGTTGAGACTTTATAAACAGTGACCTCCTCCATCAGAGttaaaataccaataaacaccaaCACTTACATATCTGCTCATGCTATCTTTGTCGTCCACTTTGCGTTTCTTTGAGTCAAGACCGTAGTCTGAAGAACCGCGGTGCTTCTCACTCGCTGCCCGCAGGCTGTCTGATGGCGACACCGAGTTATTCTGCCAACAACAACGTGCACACAGACATCAGTCTACTATGCATTTGATTATGACAGTCCTCTAATTGTCAGTTAGTATAGAACACACTGAACCACGTGACACAAGACATCCTCTGTGAACAACCCTGTGTTGCATCAAGAAGAACTAAATATTATATGAAACAAGCTGATCTTGCTCCATCTGAAGCCATCGTGACAAACTGTGTGTGACTGTTCCCAATAAATAGACCTCTTTGTTTGGTTGGGTGCCTGATTCAGAGTCAGCTTGGGTCTGTGTGCCCTTCAGTCAAACCTTCAGAAACCAGAAACGCTAGAAAATACCAAATGGTACATTTATGTCCAGACATGACTCTGGAGCCTTTTCCTTTGTCAGAACAGTTACAATATTGACTGTAAAGCTAAATGCACAACTGAACTAGACTGATTTGGGATagaagaggcagagagaatTCAGGGACAGCTTAGAACTGCTGCTGCAAAAAGCAATGGAGCTGGGAGGAAAGATTTGAGGCAGCAGAGTGGACCCACAAACACCTCTGGAAGACAAAAGCACTAACTAGCAAACAAGGTGATATGTAGAGTCCAGTGAAAtatagacacagacacacaacctgacATGTAATCCTCTTGTAAGATACATGCTTAAAGCTACAGTAACATTCCTGACTGCACTTTAATGTCtgtaacacacatgcacatgcaaataaaaaacaaaagtgaccAGAATCTCTCAGTGTGTTACTGTAAAGCCCATGTtaatgactcctgctcctgtgtgtgtgtgtgtgtgtgtgtgtgtgtgtgtgtgtgtgtgtgtgtgtgtgtgtgtgtgtgtgtgtgtgtgtgtgtgtgtgtgtgtgtgtgg
This genomic interval carries:
- the tle3b gene encoding transducin-like enhancer protein 3-B isoform X2 translates to MYPQGRHPAPHQPGQPGFKFTVAESCDRIKDEFQFLQAQYHSLKVEYDKLANEKTEMQRHYVMYYEMSYGLNIEMHKQTEIAKRLNAILAQIMPFLSQEHQQQVAQAVERAKQVTMTELNAIIGVRGLPNLPLTQQPPHSIYPALMQQQLQAQHLSHAAHGPPVQLPPHPSGLQPPGLPPVTGAGSGLLALGALGSQAHLPVKDEKNHHDLEHRGPSSFHSPLAILKERESSTNNSVSPSDSLRAASEKHRGSSDYGLDSKKRKVDDKDSMSRYDSDGDKSDDLVVDVSNEDPATPRVSPAHSPPENGLDKSRVLKKDAAPNSPASVASSGSTPSSKAKDHAHNDKSSTPSLKSNTPTPRNEAPTPGTSTTPGLRPPTMGKPLGMEAIAAPALRTPLSIAGSYATPFAMMGHHEMNGSLTSPGVYPGLISPQMSAAAAAAYGRSPIAGFDPHPHMRAPGLPASLTSISGGKPAYSFHVSADGQMQPVPFPPDALIGPGIPRHARQINTLSHGEVVCAVTISNPTRHVYTGGKGCVKIWDISQPGSKSPVSQLDCLNRDNYIRSCKLLPDGRTLIVGGEASTLTIWDLASQTPRIKAELTSSAPACYALAISPDAKVCFSCCSDGNIAVWDLHNQTLVRQFQGHTDGASCIDISHDGTKLWTGGLDNTVRSWDLREGRQLQQHDFTSQIFSLGYCPTGEWLAVGMESSNVEVLHHTKPDKYQLHLHESCVLSLKFAYCGKWFVSTGKDNLLNAWRTPYGASIFQSKESSSVLSCDISADDKYIVTGSGDKKATVYEVIY
- the tle3b gene encoding transducin-like enhancer protein 3-B isoform X13, with protein sequence MYPQGRHPAPHQPGQPGFKFTVAESCDRIKDEFQFLQAQYHSLKVEYDKLANEKTEMQRHYVMYYEMSYGLNIEMHKQTEIAKRLNAILAQIMPFLSQEHQQQVAQAVERAKQVTMTELNAIIGQQLQAQHLSHAAHGPPVQLPPHPSGLQPPGLPPVTGAGSGLLALGALGSQAHLPVKDEKNHHDLEHRGPSSFHSPLAILKERESSTNNSVSPSDSLRAASEKHRGSSDYGLDSKKRKVDDKDSMSRYDSDGDKSDDLVVDVSNEDPATPRVSPAHSPPENGLDKSRVLKKDAAPNSPASVASSGSTPSSKAKDHAHNDKSSTPSLKSNTPTPRNEAPTPGTSTTPGLRPPTMGKPLGMEAIAAPALRTPLSIAGSYATPFAMMGHHEMNGSLTSPGVYPGLISPQMSAAAAAAYGRSPIAGFDPHPHMRAPGLPASLTSISGGKPAYSFHVSADGQMQPVPFPPDALIGPGIPRHARQINTLSHGEVVCAVTISNPTRHVYTGGKGCVKIWDISQPGSKSPVSQLDCLNRDNYIRSCKLLPDGRTLIVGGEASTLTIWDLASQTPRIKAELTSSAPACYALAISPDAKVCFSCCSDGNIAVWDLHNQTLVRQFQGHTDGASCIDISHDGTKLWTGGLDNTVRSWDLREGRQLQQHDFTSQIFSLGYCPTGEWLAVGMESSNVEVLHHTKPDKYQLHLHESCVLSLKFAYCGKWFVSTGKDNLLNAWRTPYGASIFQSKESSSVLSCDISADDKYIVTGSGDKKATVYEVIY
- the tle3b gene encoding transducin-like enhancer protein 3-B isoform X3, with product MYPQGRHPAPHQPGQPGFKFTVAESCDRIKDEFQFLQAQYHSLKVEYDKLANEKTEMQRHYVMYYEMSYGLNIEMHKQTEIAKRLNAILAQIMPFLSQEHQQQVAQAVERAKQVTMTELNAIIGVRGLPNLPLTQQQPPHSIYPALMQQLQAQHLSHAAHGPPVQLPPHPSGLQPPGLPPVTGAGSGLLALGALGSQAHLPVKDEKNHHDLEHRGPSSFHSPLAILKERESSTNNSVSPSDSLRAASEKHRGSSDYGLDSKKRKVDDKDSMSRYDSDGDKSDDLVVDVSNEDPATPRVSPAHSPPENGLDKSRVLKKDAAPNSPASVASSGSTPSSKAKDHAHNDKSSTPSLKSNTPTPRNEAPTPGTSTTPGLRPPTMGKPLGMEAIAAPALRTPLSIAGSYATPFAMMGHHEMNGSLTSPGVYPGLISPQMSAAAAAAYGRSPIAGFDPHPHMRAPGLPASLTSISGGKPAYSFHVSADGQMQPVPFPPDALIGPGIPRHARQINTLSHGEVVCAVTISNPTRHVYTGGKGCVKIWDISQPGSKSPVSQLDCLNRDNYIRSCKLLPDGRTLIVGGEASTLTIWDLASQTPRIKAELTSSAPACYALAISPDAKVCFSCCSDGNIAVWDLHNQTLVRQFQGHTDGASCIDISHDGTKLWTGGLDNTVRSWDLREGRQLQQHDFTSQIFSLGYCPTGEWLAVGMESSNVEVLHHTKPDKYQLHLHESCVLSLKFAYCGKWFVSTGKDNLLNAWRTPYGASIFQSKESSSVLSCDISADDKYIVTGSGDKKATVYEVIY
- the tle3b gene encoding transducin-like enhancer protein 3-B isoform X8; protein product: MYPQGRHPAPHQPGQPGFKFTVAESCDRIKDEFQFLQAQYHSLKVEYDKLANEKTEMQRHYVMYYEMSYGLNIEMHKQTEIAKRLNAILAQIMPFLSQEHQQQVAQAVERAKQVTMTELNAIIGQQPPHSIYPALMQQLQAQHLSHAAHGPPVQLPPHPSGLQPPGLPPVTGAGSGLLALGALGSQAHLPVKDEKNHHDLEHRGPSSFHSPLAILKERESSTNNSVSPSDSLRAASEKHRGSSDYGLDSKKRKVDDKDSMSRYDSDGDKSDDLVVDVSNEDPATPRVSPAHSPPENGLDKSRVLKKDAAPNSPASVASSGSTPSSKAKDHAHNDKSSTPSLKSNTPTPRNEAPTPGTSTTPGLRPPTMGKPLGMEAIAAPALRTPLSIAGSYATPFAMMGHHEMNGSLTSPGVYPGLISPQMSAAAAAAYGRSPIAGFDPHPHMRAPGLPASLTSISGGKPAYSFHVSADGQMQPVPFPPDALIGPGIPRHARQINTLSHGEVVCAVTISNPTRHVYTGGKGCVKIWDISQPGSKSPVSQLDCLNRDNYIRSCKLLPDGRTLIVGGEASTLTIWDLASQTPRIKAELTSSAPACYALAISPDAKVCFSCCSDGNIAVWDLHNQTLVRQFQGHTDGASCIDISHDGTKLWTGGLDNTVRSWDLREGRQLQQHDFTSQIFSLGYCPTGEWLAVGMESSNVEVLHHTKPDKYQLHLHESCVLSLKFAYCGKWFVSTGKDNLLNAWRTPYGASIFQSKESSSVLSCDISADDKYIVTGSGDKKATVYEVIY
- the tle3b gene encoding transducin-like enhancer protein 3-B isoform X12; amino-acid sequence: MYPQGRHPAPHQPGQPGFKFTVAESCDRIKDEFQFLQAQYHSLKVEYDKLANEKTEMQRHYVMYYEMSYGLNIEMHKQTEIAKRLNAILAQIMPFLSQEHQQQVAQAVERAKQVTMTELNAIIGQQQLQAQHLSHAAHGPPVQLPPHPSGLQPPGLPPVTGAGSGLLALGALGSQAHLPVKDEKNHHDLEHRGPSSFHSPLAILKERESSTNNSVSPSDSLRAASEKHRGSSDYGLDSKKRKVDDKDSMSRYDSDGDKSDDLVVDVSNEDPATPRVSPAHSPPENGLDKSRVLKKDAAPNSPASVASSGSTPSSKAKDHAHNDKSSTPSLKSNTPTPRNEAPTPGTSTTPGLRPPTMGKPLGMEAIAAPALRTPLSIAGSYATPFAMMGHHEMNGSLTSPGVYPGLISPQMSAAAAAAYGRSPIAGFDPHPHMRAPGLPASLTSISGGKPAYSFHVSADGQMQPVPFPPDALIGPGIPRHARQINTLSHGEVVCAVTISNPTRHVYTGGKGCVKIWDISQPGSKSPVSQLDCLNRDNYIRSCKLLPDGRTLIVGGEASTLTIWDLASQTPRIKAELTSSAPACYALAISPDAKVCFSCCSDGNIAVWDLHNQTLVRQFQGHTDGASCIDISHDGTKLWTGGLDNTVRSWDLREGRQLQQHDFTSQIFSLGYCPTGEWLAVGMESSNVEVLHHTKPDKYQLHLHESCVLSLKFAYCGKWFVSTGKDNLLNAWRTPYGASIFQSKESSSVLSCDISADDKYIVTGSGDKKATVYEVIY